GCTTTTTAATCAAAGGGCATGGGTGAGATCCCTTTACCTAGCAACTGGAGATAAGTCTCCTGCAGCAGCTATAGAAAGATAAAGTGGTCATTTGAACCAGTGTTGCATTCATATGGTAGCCAGTGCGATTGCTAAATTGTTACAAGGTGGAATTGAATTTTTCACAACTTATCCACCAGTGGTCGAATTAGCAtttcatattatattaaataaaaaagaaagctcAGTCTTCTTTTTAGGTgctgaaattattttaattttgactGGCAAATATCACTGATGGTAGCTGGTCACATGATCTTATAAGACCTGGACTGGATGTATATTGTTCCAGCATCAGCTGGGCCTATCTAATCACTGCACTGAATGTGGTAAAGCCAGTGATTTGTGGTGCTGATTGAGGTTTGCTGGTGCATTTGGAGCAGGGCAACAAGCATGCATTTCCTCTGATTGGGCTCTGCTGAGGCGTTGAAAGGTTATCCAGCGTGCTTTAACAGATGAGCCGCTGTCAAAAGAGATCACCCAGGGTCCTAGCCACACACCCACCTTCTCCCTAAATCACAGCACAGTGATGGACAACCACATGTAGAGACATTTCTCACTACTGCAAACTAGTATTCCCAGATCTCTAGTAGtgggaaaaaaatttttaagcatAAATTAATTAACAGAACTGTTAATGGAATGCTGTTTATAATGACTTCCTGCCATGGTTTCTGTCTTCACAGATTATTTGCTACTAAATGCAGTGGATGCCTGGAGAAGATAGCACCAACAGAGTTTGTGATGCGGGCATTAGAGTGTGTATACCACCTCAACTGCTTCTGCTGTTGTGTGTGCGACCGACAGCTGCGCAAAGGTGACGAATTTGTACTGAAAGATGGCCAGCTGCTGTGCAAGAGTGACTATGAAAAGGAGAAAGATTTGCTTGGGTCTGTTAGCCCTGATGACTCCGATTCAGGTAAGCAAATTGAAAATGCAGGCTGTAAAATTCTTCAAATTTATCATAATGTCATCCATagttacacaaacaaacacaaaatgtgGTGAAGTGCTTCCATAAGAAGAATTTAGTATTTGCATTGGGATACATTGTCAGTGCACTTTTGAATGCaacatactaaaaaaaattaataaaaaatagcaaattaTGCGGACTAACTGAAACATTACAAACATAACATGTCTAgttaaacctttattttatgttatgtcACAAACATAACATAGCTAAGTTATAACTGTAACAGAGAGCTAAAGCATATTGATGGCATGCCGCTGGAAGAAATTATAACAGCAAATCCCTCTGAATGATTGGGAGGGTTTTATGGCTTCAGGTTTAGCAGCAGAACAATGCTTCCTATCAGTCCTCTGTTCCACAGTAAAATGTGCATATGCACAGTGCTTTTAAAAGGGCCAAAGTGTTTGCTAGCCTAATTGGCACTTGCTGCTGATGCCGCAGAGGGCACTAAAGGGTTGCTGCACCAAATTGCAGCAGCCCTTCATTTCAGGAAACTGTCACTCGGGGATTGTAGCCATTACATgggtttttaacttttgaacTCTGCCATGTCATGGAGTTTAGCCCCTTTtctaattatgattattattctaTCACACATAAGCTGCTTTGTCTTATTAGGTGAAACCTCTTTCCACTGAACAATAAAGCCAATCCCCTGCTTGGCTATTGTAATTACAGTAGGAGAGCCAGGAGCCATTTCATTTAGATGGCACATTAGTACGACCTACTGGAAGAGATTACCATGACAGGGGAAAGCTTTGATTGACCGCCTGAGGATCACACACATTATCACCATCTAATTGAGACACAGTGATTAGTtgattaaataacattatatattttagttttaaaagtaataatgtgATAAGAACTACTTGGTATCATGCTGGGTAAAGATTTTTATCACTAGTAAAGTTGGCTGCCAAAGTTCAACTTTAATTCCAAGCATTTTGCACAAtaacttaaaatattaatacatcatttataagcttttattaaaaacatgtttaccttttttttttttttcctttttttgcattttgtttttacaagtCTAATGTGTATGGTCATGGGTATTGATTAGAAGCCTAAAGGATAGAAGGCTATCTATTTTACATCTTTTCCCATATGTGCACAAATTCCACATACTTATTCTCCCTACAGTATAGCATCCTTTATGTTAAGGCGTCTTATCAAAGATTTATTCAGTGCAAAACAGCCAAAGCTGCgggttattaattataaatgacaCAATGTCCAGTTCAGTGACAAATGTGCATACTTCATAGTGCTTTACAAAATGCATCTGTAGCCTTGTAAGAGGATGTGGCCTATTCTTTCAGCAATAAATTGATAAAAGTATTAAAACCACATGTGTCTCTTTTCATTATGGATGTACTGTGTCTGAATCTCCAGAAAATGCAACAGAACAAAAACATCTATTCATCAATAGGCTGTCTGAAAAATTGCAGTGAAATGTGCTGATTCCTGTGAATGACGGATCTTTCCCCAGAGAAGAGCGAGGATGAAGAACTGGATATCAAGCCGGAGAAGTGCTCTGGAGGCCCGGGTAAAGGGGATGATGGGAAGGATCCAAGGAGACCCAAACGACCACGTACCATCCTCACCACTCAGCAGAGAAGAGCCTTCAAAGCTTCGTTTGAGGTGTCCTCTAAACCCTGCCGGAAGGtgagcccttttttttttgcattaagagGCAGAAATGCTTTCTATATGGATACaaatcatataatttttatttgtttttataaatcaaaTAATCTTACTAAAGGGAATCTTTAGGCAGTGTGCTCCTTACACAAATGAGATACATTATAGTGCTGGTTTTAGAGAAGGTAAAGCTTGTAAAAAGCTAGTATActcagcagattttttttttctttttttcccctttcatcACTAAGGGTGCACTGGTCTGTGCAACTCTTAGAATAAGTAGGAGTTTTTTCACTTACTGGGAATAGATCCCCACCCATGAAGTACTGAATACTAGCTAGTAGTCCGTCATGGAATCTACTCCTGATGCTAGTGAATAAACCTATATGGCTCTGTCAAACAAATTGTGCCTCAAAAATGCAGTTGGTCCAAATTCATTGTAATAGTTATTATACTGCATTGTTATAATGGCAATAAAAATATGCTGTTGATAATCCACTGTAAAACCATAGTGAGTCAATATATGGAGAAAGATTTGGGAGACAATAAGTACCCACATTATTCATTAGCGTGTGTACTAACTTTAAGTAattgtttcctgtatgactaTCATTCTCTTACATCATTGTGAaagaattttggcccatttttcattaaactattgcttcagttcattgaggttttggGGCTTTTGCTTATGCACATCTCTCTTAAGGTACCACCACAGCATTGTACTtcggttgaggtctggactttggcTAGAtcattccaaaaccttcattcttttattttttttagccattctgatgtagattttctattatgctttggatcattgtcatgttgcatgACCCATTTTCAACCCGCTGCCTCTAGAAcactctggtatacagaggagtaCATGGTCAACAAAAAGACTGCAAGGTCTGGTCACTGTGACAACAAAACAAGCCCTCCACTGCAGTCCTTGACAGCGGGCACAAAGTGTTTGCTTTTTGTCTTTTGGCGAACATGGTGCTGGGAATTAAGGCTAAACAACTccactttttcttatttgtccATATGACATTGTTTcagtcttgtggtttgttcagatggaGTTTTGCCAACCACAGTCACGCTTCTGTGTTCATTTTggacagaagaggctttcttcTGGCAACCCCTTCAAACAAActatacttgttcagtctttttctaattgtgctgtcacgaactttaacatttaacatgcttagTGAAGCCTGTAGAGTCTGAGATGTAGCTTTGTGGTAAAGATCCTGATGTACatcttggtttttttttaaaataattttattatcattGCAAGGGCTGACCTTGGGGGGAATGTGCTGAGATGTCCACTCGTGGGAAGCTTGGCAACTGTGTTCAATTctttccatttgtaaataatctttctcagtgtaaaatgttgaaatctaaatggttttataaccctttacAGATTGATGTTCAGCAACAATTGTTTCTATTGCCTCTTAGCATTGTGTTAACCCACATCTGAATGCTTCAGACAGCCAACTCCCAAAACTTAATGCTACACACCTGCTGATTATTATTCAAGGGATGATTATCAGCACCTAGCTGCATCTTGCCCTCCTAAATCCTGTTGCAGTAAGGGGGTATTTAATATTGCCCTATTTCAAGGCCTGGTAAAACAAAGTTGTATGTTGTAGTTGTAGGTTGTATTTGATTAATACAGACagttggacacaccttcttatttatttatttatttatttatttttaacactgtATATTAATACTGAAGAAATGAAAGACATGAAGACATGAAATAATGACagaacaaatataaaattatggTTCTAACAAAATTGTGTTTAATAAcccagaaaatattttaaatttttgatTCTTTAAAGTAGCCACATTTGCTTTATTACacctttgcacactcttggcattctctcagtcagcctcatgttgaaggagttcccagagatGTGTAGTACTTATTGGATGCTTTTCCTTCACTCTCTGGTCCATCTTATCCCAAACCATCTCAACTGGATTAGGACTGGGTGATTGTGGAAGCCAGGTAATCTGATGCAGCACTTCATCACTCGCCTTCTTGGACAAGTAGCACTTACATCTTCTTGGAAAACTAACGATGGTCCCACTAATTGCAAACTAAATGGGATGGAATGTCACTGCAAATTGCTGTGATAgccatgctggttaaatgagcaCCAACAAAGCATCTCCACACCATCATATTTCCTCCTCTATGCTTTACAGTAGGAACCACCCATTCAAGATGTTTCTGTTCACCCTCTCTATGTCTAGCAAAGGCATAGTGGTTAGAATAAGAAAATCTCAAATTTCTCAAATGAGACCAAAGGACAATTTTCCACTGATCTAATGTCCAGCCCTGGTGCTTCTTGGCCCAAGAGCGTAtcttctgcttgttgttcttcTAAATCTCCAATTCGACCATGAAGTCCTGACTTATGCAGTCTCCTCTGAAGAGTGGATGTTGAAATATGTTTGCTGCTTAAACACCAAGGTATATGTACATACTTCaggcaatataaaatatagaacaTATTCTGGGTTCTTTAACACTTTTTGTTTACTACATaatttcattcatgttttttcataGCTTGGATATCTTCAGTATTAATgtacaatgttgaaaaaaaaaataaaaaatagaaaaggccACTGAAGGAgagggtgtgtccaaacttttgactggtagtgtacactGGTAGGTTAAACAACCCTTGTTTGGTTGATAGTAATATTGTGTGGTTTTGAGGTCATATTTACAACCTTTTTCTGGgtttacttatatatatatatatatatatatatgggagaAAACCTGatcacccagaggaaacctaccaagcacggggagaacatgcaaacaccatgcacatggaatgaaagagagagagagagagagagagagagagagaatgttaaGCGTTGCGCACTAAGAAAAGGTTCACTAAGCACAAAGAGAGGAGACAAATCAGTATGATGATTTCTATTGACGTCTTAACCAAAAATAACACCCTTTGAGATATTTAAGGATTTGTCATGTTGATGTCTTCATATGCAGGTGAGAGAAACACTGGCTGCTGAAACAGGCCTGAGTGTCCGTGTGGTTCAAGTGTGGTTCCAGAACCAGAGAGCGAAGGTGAGCCCTCTTTGTATGAACTCTGCCCATTCATTTTACAATGTATTACCTACATGAACACAGTGATGCATATCCTGAGACCAGATAATACCACAATCTGCGAGTAATTCTCCGACCACATCACTAAAGCAAAGCCCTCCAAAGGTACTGCCAAAAGGGAGAGTGCTAGTGGGGATATAGACAGCAAATCTCAGCTGTAATCTGCCTCGGGCTTAACCTCTCATTGCATTCCACAAAAAACTCCCTGCAAGGGAAAGAGTGATGCACTAACATCCATCGCATTCTTATGTTAGTGTCTGAAACCACCTTCTAACTCTGATGCTATCTTCAAAAGCCCCAGGATAATATAATGTATTCAGATAGACGGCTATGTAGTTCAAGTAGAGGTGAACAACAAGGAGCatcaaattttttaaagttagaaaagacaaaaaaagacaaactttGGGATGTCCCGAAGTGTTCTGATTGTGCCTTTATCTGTGTTTTTTCAGATGAAGAAGTTGGCCCGAagacagcagcagcaacaggaGCAGCAGAACTCCCAAAGGCTGGGCCAAGGTAAAATGTCCCAAAATGAACCTCATTGTAAATTtgtttgtatgaaaaaaaaatgcaatttttcaggatttttttagTGATTACATGGTTCTCATTGGGATCTGACTGGTTATGCCTCTTAATCATCAGCATCTCAGACCAATAGGGTAACAACTAGGGGTATTCAGGAGTGTCAGTGGAGGTGGGGGATTCATTTACTATACAAGTACATTAAATTTGCCTGTATCTTAACCCATCCACCCACCTTCTTCCCTCTTAACAGAAAATAATCTTGCATCCCCTTTTTGACAAAATGGCATCTCATGTTTCTATTCAGTCAAGCATTGAGAACAAGCTAGTATCTATTTCTGATACTGACACTGATTGCTTTAGTACTGTTAAACATCTTGCTGTCCTTACATTACTATGGCAACTCATTTCAGCTCAAGAATCACACATTGACTATTGTACTCTATATTAAGTCCTAGAACCTGGAAATACATAGGCACATTGTTATTGTACTCCCATAGTCCGTGCATGTAAACCCTCTGGCTTTATCGTTGAATCCTTTAAAAACCTGGAAGAGATATTGCAGTATGCATACCTACTGTTACATTGTTAAAAGAGCCTTTGCTcacttatttctctctctctctctctctctctctctctctctctctctctctctctctttcttttttgttacaccattgttcatgtaaaaaaaaaaaacttggtatCTTTGTACAGctttactgtctgtgtgtgactACTGGGCTATGACATTGACATttcataaatactgtaaatatgtgactaattacatttaaatgcagAAATCATAAATCCTAGCATACTGGTCATGTTGGCAAACATGTTTTACTCTAAAGCAAAACATAATTAAAGGCATcagcataaaataaatttagatttaaGATCCCTAGAGAAACAAGGTAAGAAGCGTGCATTTCTGTTGTACAACATGAGAAcagttctttctctctttacttTGGGGAAATCCCAAAGCTAATATTGACATTTTACTGCTGAGCAGACCCCCTTGTACCTTCTCCGCTGGAAACTCATAATCTGGAGATCATTGAATCATCTTCAGCTATAAACCAAGAGtaataatacttttattttatagacCAGTGTTAGACTATCCTCATGGTACATCCAGTTATGAGGCTTTATTACAAActtggctgtaaaaaaaaaaaaaataataataataaaaaagggcaCATTGCTAGATTGCTGTCAAACATCACAACTGTAGAGTCATCATATTCACACATCCAAGTTCatagtttcacttttttaaactgTGACAGATATGTCATTCAGCAGTTCTTTGGTATCCTGCAGACTGCTTGACCTCTCTGTCACTTctgccacttttttttattggtcaatAATCTGTGCCTTTCAGTATTACTATTTTCTCAGAGACATGGTGGAACATGAACAAAAATTTTTGCTTTGTGTGGGGGCTGACCTGATTTTTCGGGACAGTAGCCTGTTTTAGTACTTATAAAACCACTGTCTTTGCAGTACAATGTAGAGGACCCTCATATATATGTTCCTATATACATCTTGCTTCAACATCAAACACGCTCGCACCAGGACTTAAGAAAGATGTAATGGAACATTGTGGTGATCTTTGCAAATGAATTTCAGATATTCTTGAAGGAGCTCACCCCTCTAAAGAAAAGATCTGAGATGGTGGGCATTTGTCTGAAAGCCACAAGACTCCTAGCCCTTAGCTCTTGGAGGGATTCATGGAGAATTTCTCATTTGGATTTGTCTGGGAGAATCTTGTTGTGATTCAGTAAAGCATGTTTCTTGTTTGGAAGTGTTTCATGGAGCTCAACTTGATTTTTAGGGCAGATACTAACATTATACATGAGTCTGTTGAAAATTTCTGTCCTGACAACCACATTAcacaataaacaacaataaatgttttgtattatcTACAGTAACTGGccatcattctctctctctctctctctctctctctctctctctttttctctcgtttaaaaaaaaaacctacagaaGGAGTTGATCTCTTGGTTTTGGTCAATCTACAGTAAGACAATTCTCAGCACATACTTATGCTGTTTTCCTATCTGCTTTTAGAGGTGATGTCCAATAGGATGGAGAACATGATAAACTCCTACACACCACTGGCCTCTGCACAGCAGCAGATGGTTGCCATGGAAAATGGCTACACTGCTGATGCCTTCCAACAGGGCCTTACACCACCTCAGATGCCTGGTGACCACATGAATCCATATGGTTAGTAGTACTCAATGTGTTTAGAGCATAGCTTGGCATGGTTCAGAATATATGCAACAAAAGCATGGAAGTTTTCTTTAACTTAGGTATTTTTGAAATCCAACAAATTAACCATACCACTGCTAAAAATTAATAGCACACAAATAACAGGATAAGCCCTTCTAATTTGCATTTGCAGTCTGTTTAATTTTCAAATTGTGTAATAAAATGAAGCTAGTGCAAACTGTTTGGCCTACAATAGTCCTTCTTCCCCAGTTCCCACACCAACAATAATCTAATCTATCAGTGAATGATAATGTGTGTTATTATGCATTGTGTCATGTTATGATCTGTGGTGAAACATGTAAGGACAACATTGATTAATCACTATGGCTGACTGTTTAGTCATGTATAACCAAAAGTAGAGATCAATTTGCATAACATCatccaataaaaaaacacagatattTTAGagaatcattttaaaattgtgtgcATGGTTTTGTCAACATAGACAAAAGCTCATAATACCAGGGAAAActtcctgtaattttttttatggccaATATTCTCAATATTATTAACTCTATGATGAGTGTTGCTTATGTATGTTTGGTCACAGTTAGGCAATGAAGAGGTCCCAGGTGCCTTGTCATCCATTCCCTTTAATGGCAGGGCCCCAATCCCCAGTTTCATCACACTCCAGCTCAGGGTTTATGACGTTACAGCAGGAAACAGGCAGCATTGCCAGCTCATTAAAAAACCATAGCCCATCAACCTGTCACTGTCTTGTGTAATGGTGTCATTAAGATTGGAACTGAGTATTAAGCCTAACTGTGCCCACAAGGAAAATGGCAAAAACAGAAGATTAGCACAGAAGCCAACataaccgtgtgtgtgtttgattccgttttgtttaaatgcatttGAATAGTATTTGACTTTGTTTATTCATGACAATTGCAGTTAGTGACGCGTTTGTATTCAATGAATTGATAAAGTGTAGTCATCATAATATAGAAAGAAAGCCAAAGAGAAAAGTGTATAATTAACCATTAAAAAGATTTAGAGCATTATTTAATCATGTTTGAATTTATTAAACACCATCAGTTAACCTCTTGTCATTTTCCACAGGAAACGACTCCATATTCCATGACATTGACAGTGACACCTCCTTGACCAGCCTAAGCGACTGCTTCATGGCTTCTTCAGAGGCAGGCTCACTGCAGGCACGTGTTGGAAACCCTATTGACCGACTTTACTCCATGCAGAGCTCTTATTTTGCATCATGAAAGCCAGTATAGACAGAGAAAAACAAATGTGGTTTGACTTATTGCAACCCACTGCTCCCTTTATTACATGCCTCGGAACCAAGAACTCTCAGCAAAGACCTCTATTATGGATAACGGGTTGAAAAAAGCCCAGGATACGAACATAGTAGAACTTATAAACAAGCGTTCTTGATATTCAGTTGTGAAAAATGCAGCTCAGGACAGCTGCTTCTCTGAGGCTGACAGTCTTTTTTTTAGAAGTGTTTGTACAATGCTTTCACAGAAGTAGCACGACTTGTCAACATCCACCTATGGTAGAAAAGACCAACAATTGAAAGCCCTGAAGCCCGAAACCTCAGTCCACAGCATCCTGCCATGGAAGGCTGAAGATCAAGACACAAATCTCACAATGCATGAAGTCATATTCTTTGTGAACATGgcattgaaaaaagaaaatctttagaAAATACCTGAAAAAATCTTGTGTTGTTGAGATGTTTAAATGTGATGTTTGGACTctctcagtttttttattttttttatttttattttttatgttcagCATTGCATTTTTATCACTTTAATAGATTTAGCTATGAAAGTGGAGTTAGAATTTGTAGAGGGAAGAGGAATGTATAGTGACAGTGtacatgcttgtgtgtgtgtgtgtgtgtgtgtgtgtgtgtgtgtgtgtgtgtgtgtgtgtgtgtgtgtgagcgagagagtgagcgagtgagtgagtgagagagtaaacGTTTGATGTAGTCAcctctctgtatgtgtgttgtgcttcagtgTGTTATAGTTTGAAAGACAGTAAGAGACAGACAGCAAAAGCTCTATCCTTGTGTAAATATATGTTCCAGAACAAATCAGCTGTGCATGTTCAAATGCAGaacattctatttatttaactaaacCATGCTCTTGAAGGTACTTAAGTAACTGaaaagctttatttaaaaaggagAATATCACATTAAGTAGTTCAAGCATTATTATCATGGCTCACATGTGTAAcacttaataattaaatatatccCCCTTTTCAGCTTAGATGTATATCAGCAAATGTGtgctatttatttgtaatatgcCCAGAACCAGGGCTTCTCAACCAGTTCCGGGGACCAACTGGCTTGGCATGAGGATTTCCTAACTGTGATTCAGCTAATTATTAAGCTGTTCATCAGCTGGATCAGGTGCGTTGGCAGTTACTAGATGTTGGAACACCGTGTAGTTCAGTTGGTTCCCAAATTGGAGGCTGAGAAACCCTGCCCATAGACATTGACTAAATGTATTTCCAAATGTGAACACTGCTAAATTACCAAAGTTTGTTGGTATAATGAATAAACTCTGTTTCTCCTGACTTTTCAAGCTTTCTTACATTCTTAATAATCTACTCCTTATAGAAAACAGGTAAAGATCATAGTGCATGAAAGTCAAAGCGCATACTTTGTCTGCTTCCTGAAAACACGGACTATAGCAGTTatatttgcattaatgagagctaacattacttttttttttttttttttttttacaattctatTCATTAATAAGCCTATGTGACTAATTAACTATAAGTGACTCACAACatgcacttttcttttattttttaagtaatagATCAGGTTTTTAGTTTTAAGAACTACTACCTACTACAAGATAGTTTTGGGACTAGAAGATGAACTGCTAagaccatttaaatgtttgggCCTTTGTACAAGCTTAGGATTTCCAcacattttttaagtaaataaaaaataaccttcctttactatactgtactgcaatagacttaaaatattgcatgccagcattattaatattacacagAATTAATATGTACATTAATATGAATTAATATGTACATTAATATGAAACTTTAAACATGACGAGAGATTATTATTCCACATTAAGTCAGCTGTATCTTTGGAGTCCACACTCTTTAGGGTGTTGGGGGTGGGGAACTTGAATTTCTGCATGCGgctttacatgttttgaattttatttgtttgtttgttttattcatatttattttattgcaccTGATTTTCTCAGccttttctcattttatttgattagaTGCTACTTTATTTATAGTAGCTATTGCTTGTACCAGCAATTTCACAAGACCTTTTCACAAGAACTTTTTATTACTTACAGGGGAAATTTATACTTCTAGGGGAAAATTTATACTACATTTAAAAAggtgtcttttttaaataagacattttgtttgtttgtttgtttggcagTGTATAGCCAACCAATAGGCTACTGTTACACTGCCAGACAGccattaaaagtttatttgatTGTAATAACAAATCAGGATAATGCCTAAttttaagaagaagaaaaaaaaaaggttaaaaaatgtaaaggttTTTTAAGAATTGGTTTATATGCTGAACCAAAAATTGCAAAAtaccatttttaaaactattatcTCATAACAAATTCAACTATATATAAggataagggaaaaaaatcttatatgtgctacaggaaagaaaaactttttacattctatatttattgctatacattatatatatatatatatatatatatatatatatatatatatataaaatcatatttttataataatataataatatgattaatattagattaatatactatatatcatactatttttacatttatttttaatttagtgcAAGTGTACGAATGCATGTTCAATCATATTTCTGTCAAAAGTGATACAAGCTTAAACGATATATGCTGGATGGCTTAATGAAGTTGTGGGCTGCAGTTGAAGGGGGTGTAGTCTGCAAATTCAGAGATTCGTTTTTCAAAAGCACtgtattttcatgtaaaacaaaaaactgtgaAATGTAAAAGATTTGTACCAAAATCACTATGAAACAAGTACTAAACCAAATGAATTTACATAataccttatttatttatttatttgtaattctAATTTGTTAGAATTTAATTATTGAAGGTTAAAAATCTGCATGTGATATCCAATCCAAAATATATCGATTTTATAGTAACAAATTTGATTTGAGTGATAACGAGCAGATT
This region of Clarias gariepinus isolate MV-2021 ecotype Netherlands chromosome 9, CGAR_prim_01v2, whole genome shotgun sequence genomic DNA includes:
- the lmx1bb gene encoding LIM homeobox transcription factor 1, beta b, with the translated sequence MLDGIKIEDHPLRTGPATLGVMLGSECHQQAVCEGCQRPIADRFLMRVNESSWHEECLQCAVCQQPLTTSCYSRDRKLYCKHDYQQLFATKCSGCLEKIAPTEFVMRALECVYHLNCFCCCVCDRQLRKGDEFVLKDGQLLCKSDYEKEKDLLGSVSPDDSDSEKSEDEELDIKPEKCSGGPGKGDDGKDPRRPKRPRTILTTQQRRAFKASFEVSSKPCRKVRETLAAETGLSVRVVQVWFQNQRAKMKKLARRQQQQQEQQNSQRLGQEVMSNRMENMINSYTPLASAQQQMVAMENGYTADAFQQGLTPPQMPGDHMNPYGNDSIFHDIDSDTSLTSLSDCFMASSEAGSLQARVGNPIDRLYSMQSSYFAS